The following DNA comes from Tunturibacter gelidoferens.
CGCGTTCTCTCAGGTTTTGAGATTCCGCGCCAAAAGAAGTACAGCAATCCCGTCACCGAGACATTTGTAAACGACCGTCTCGCGTTCCTAGAGCAGACAGCAGGGTTTCGCAGAATTGACCTGCATTGGTGTCTCACCTTCGAGCCGTCGCAGAAAAACCCTTTTGACCGAAAGCCCAATGAGAAGGCCGAGGATCATGCGCGGATGCTGTCGAGTCTTCAAAAGAGCGCGACGATCCTTGAATCACATCTAAATTCAGCGGTCGGCCTGCGGCTTCTCGACAAAGCCGAGACGTTCCCATTCTTTTCGTATCTCTTCAACCTAGAGCTGTGGTGCGAACACGACCGTCTCATCCGTGATACCGGAGTGGACCGACAGATTGTAAAGAGCCCTCTGTCGTGGCACAGTGACCACCTCCGAGTAGGGAAGCGTTATGTCCAGATGTTCTCCCTGATGAATACTCCAGAAATTTCAAGACCGTGTCAGTTTTCAGGCTTGATGACGCTCGACTGCGACAGTGTTCTATGCACGAGCTGGAGGCCGAAGTCGGCAGCATCAGCGCGATCGGAGATTTCGTCACAAGAAAAGTTCATCTCCTTTTTCAAGGTTGGCGTTATCGCCCGCGTGATGAGCGGTAGGGATACTGCTTCGCTGGAGACAGGGGCAGGTGCCAAAGCCGCTGAAGCCAGCGTGGACGATCTTAGTGAAGTCATCCGCTCTCTCGACAAGACCGCGCAAGGTGAATTCACAATGCGATTGCTACTCGCCGCCAAAAGCGTAGAGCAGCTTCGTGACACAATCCCAGCCGTTCACCGACTATTCGTTGATGCCCGCGCTCAAGTGATGGAAGAGACGCTTGGAAACCTATCGTCGTTCTACACGATGTTTCCGGGGAACCAGAAGTTCAATGTCTTCCCGCTGTGGTTAGGTGAGAACCACCATGCGCGAATGTCCTCTGTATTCGCCCCGCATACCGGGCACCCGTACTCGGAAGACCTTGACGCCGAATACCTGAACATCTTTGAGACGCGGACCCGTACCCCGTTTTTCCAAGATGCCTACGTGAACGGCGTGCGCGTCATGCTCATCATCGGACCAACCGGCACCGGAAAGTCAGTCCACGCTAACCAGATGCTTGCGTTGGAGCGGAAGTACGACGGTTTCTCTTACATCTTTGATATCGGCGGTTCATACGAGAGTCAGGTAGAGCTATACGGTGGCAAAGTGACCCGAGTTGGCAAGGATGGCCCCCGCGCCGCTCCTTTCTCGCTGGAACCGACAGAGAACAATATCAAATTCCTTTACTCGTTCGAGAAGCTGTTGCTCACCAGTGGCGGCGCGGTGCTGAGCCCGGAAGACGACGATGTGATCTACAAAGCAGTGCAAGGCATTTACCACCTAGAGCCTCACAATCGCCGTCTCTCAAATCTTGGTCTCCCGAAGCACCTTGATCGCTATATGGCCAAGTGGGTAGGGAAGGGTGTCTATGCCGCAATCTTCGACAACGTAGAAGACGAGCTTTCCCTTGGACGCCTTCAGTGCTTCGACTTCCAAGGAGTGAATAACAGTCAATACGCCGACCTCATCGAGCCGCTGATGGTTTGGATACTTCGTCGCATTGAAGATGTGCTCTACAACCCAGCAAATCTAGGCGTCCCCAAGCACGTCCTCATCGAGGAGATTTTCTCCAGCATGAAGAACAAGCAGCTCTTAGATTCGGCGCTCGCCTCTATCAAAACCGTTCGAAAAAACCTCGGCGGCGTGACTTTGATTGGCCAGTCAGCGAATGACCTGGGAGAAAACGCCGACAGCATCGTCAACTCTTGTACCTCTTTCCTTTTTTTGCCGGATTCCACTTTCAACCGGAAGCATTACGGCGAACTCTTCAAGCTCACCGACCAGCAACTCGATTTATTCGAGTCCCTGCGGGACCGTGAAGGGCTCTACGTGCGTCGCGACGGCTTGACTAAGGTTGTCACGCTCAATCTCGACAAGCGAAGCTACGCCAAATTCTCCACAAAACCAAAGGACCGGGTACGCCGGACCAAACTCATCGAGAAGTACGGACTCACCGAGGGCATCGAGCGGTTTGCCCAAGGAGAGGCTGTCTAACCGCTGCGCCACACCACTCCACGACAAGGAAAACACTATGAAGACCATCTCAATCCTGCTTATAAGTTCCGGCCTCGCGGTTGGCTCAGCCACAACCAGCCAGGCGGCCACGTCGCCAACCCTATTGCCCAGCGCACCACGTACTGTTGTCATACACGAGACGGAGACGCCGCCCGTTATCCGGGCTGGACTCCTTCAATCAACTCTCATCCTGCTCCCGGCAGAGGAAAAAGTTGCTACTGTTTTCGGTGGCGATACCGTGTCGTGGGTGTTCGATGGCGGCCACGTCGCTAGCCGATTCATCTCGATCAAACCAAAAGTCGCAAACACGACTACTGACGTGCATATCGTTTCCGACCACGGGAACGAATACACCCTACAGCTCAGAGAAGTATCGAGCGACGGTGATCCTCATTTCGATTCCAAGGTTTTTGTCACCCCAGGCGATCAGGCTGGTAAAGACAAGCTTGCAGCGATGCCTGTTTTTGTTCCCGCCGCTGAGTTGGACAAGGCGAAGCGGGAGGCCCAAGAAGCCGAGATACAAGCGGCAAACGAGCGTAAGGCTGAAGCAGCTAAGGCTGAGCAGTATCGCAGCCAATATCCCGGACAGCTCCACTTTGACTACATCTGGGACCAAAAGAAGGGTAATGAACTTGGCCTACAGCAAGTGTGGCGTGATGACAAATTCACCTATTTACGTGGTCACTTCCAAGAGACCCCTGCTCTTTACGAGCTGAAAGACGGGAAGGGAAGTCTGATCAATTTCGATTTCGACGAGGGACTTTACACGATTCCCAAATCTCTTTCAGACGGGTATCTCACCATCGGCAAAAAGCGTGTCGAGTTCAAGCGCACAGGAGGCAACTAGCGTCATGACCGATCCAAACCAGATTCCCCCAACCGTAAACGATCCCGGCCCCGTTCCTGCTCAGCCAGAGGCTACGCCCGCAATCAAGAAGTCGATGCCAATCATAATCGGGTTGGCCGCAGTCATCCTAATCATCGGGCTTGCCAATGTAGGGAACCTTTTGCACCACGGCGCAAAGGAAGCACCGCGGAGTGCGCTTCCGATGCGTCCTGCATCACCCAATGCTCAGCAGGTTACGAGTTTCGAGGCTCAGCAGCGGCTTCTTGCCCAGCGTGACGAGGCCGATCGAGTCCGTCAACAGCAGCTCGCCGCGCAAATGGCTCAGCTTCAGCAAGAGCAAGCTATACCTGGCCCCGAATCGCCCAACACGGCTCCCATGACGGCGGCACAGCGTCAGGCCATCTACGGCGATAGTCCGAACGCTCCTAAATACACCTCGAACACTTCGCAGGAGCAGGCCGAAGCAAAGCAGCGACAGCTCGCCCGTGAGAAGCAGCACCAAGACGCTCTCAATAGCGACACAGTAGCCATCGACTTTGCACATGGAGGAACGGCAGCCAACGGCACAACTACGCTCGCGGCCAACACTAATGAACCTCAATCGGCCAGCACTGGAGAAAACGTACCGCTAGCGGCTTCTGGCGAGGCCGGCAGCGGTAGCGCTGCGCCAGATACAAACAACGGAGGTCCAGGAGCGCTGCAGCAACGCCCAGCCGGTCTCAAAAACGTCGCCGCACAGCAATCACAGAAGAAAGACCCGATGGCCGCGTACGACTTCGACGGGTATCAAGGGCGGCTCTACCGCGTTTTTGAGGGAACAGTCTTCGAGGGAGTTGTGACCAACCACGTAGACGGCGGCCTTCCTGGCCCAATCATTGTCATGCTGACGACCGACTACTACTCCCACGACCATCAACAGCTTTTGCTACCGCAGGGGACCCGCCTCATCGGGAATGTGCAGAGTGTGGGAAGCCAGCAGCAGCGAAAACTAATCGTAGTCTTCAATCGCGCAATCTGCCCGGATGGATTCTCACTCGATCTCAATAAGTACATCGGTCTCGATCCCATTGGAACGACCGGCCTAGCTACCAACGTCAACAACCACCTCCTCAGCTCATTTGCCGCCGCCGCCGCAATTGGCGGTATGGGCGGCCTCGCGCAGATCGGCAACAACGGTAGCGTCCTCACAGCCGACACGCAGATACGCAACGGAATCTCCGAGCAGTCCGCTATGGAGGCCGAGCAGATATTGAATCACTTCCTCAATCGTCTGCCCGTGATCACAGTAAAGGAGGGTTCTCGCGCCCGCGTTTACATCAACCAAGACATATTGATTCCGTCCTACGCAGAACATCGCGTCGATTCAGCGCTGTAACAGCCGTTCCCGAAATCAGGAGGACGTATGAACCTTACGCTCACAAAACGCCGCAAGTGGATTGTTGCAGGCGTTGTCATACTCGGAACCGCTACCCCCAGCTTTGCCCTTTTCGGGTTTGGGGATATCGTTTTCGACCCGAGCAGCTACGGCCAACTTGTGTCGCAGCTCTCAACTTTGGCCAAAATGCTCACCACAGCACAAAGCCAATACAACACGATCAAGAGCAATGTTCAGAACTTTTCTGCCAAGGCCATCTGGCAGACGGAACTGAACAAGATCAAATTCGTGTCG
Coding sequences within:
- a CDS encoding VirB4 family type IV secretion system protein; this encodes MTPEKKTELRRHTPWYAKAGAGCSIVPISRFVTPTIFALKTGGYGCLFSLTGIDEESLTDQELEARVRSIEGALRGLPEGSCLYQYARVLSGFEIPRQKKYSNPVTETFVNDRLAFLEQTAGFRRIDLHWCLTFEPSQKNPFDRKPNEKAEDHARMLSSLQKSATILESHLNSAVGLRLLDKAETFPFFSYLFNLELWCEHDRLIRDTGVDRQIVKSPLSWHSDHLRVGKRYVQMFSLMNTPEISRPCQFSGLMTLDCDSVLCTSWRPKSAASARSEISSQEKFISFFKVGVIARVMSGRDTASLETGAGAKAAEASVDDLSEVIRSLDKTAQGEFTMRLLLAAKSVEQLRDTIPAVHRLFVDARAQVMEETLGNLSSFYTMFPGNQKFNVFPLWLGENHHARMSSVFAPHTGHPYSEDLDAEYLNIFETRTRTPFFQDAYVNGVRVMLIIGPTGTGKSVHANQMLALERKYDGFSYIFDIGGSYESQVELYGGKVTRVGKDGPRAAPFSLEPTENNIKFLYSFEKLLLTSGGAVLSPEDDDVIYKAVQGIYHLEPHNRRLSNLGLPKHLDRYMAKWVGKGVYAAIFDNVEDELSLGRLQCFDFQGVNNSQYADLIEPLMVWILRRIEDVLYNPANLGVPKHVLIEEIFSSMKNKQLLDSALASIKTVRKNLGGVTLIGQSANDLGENADSIVNSCTSFLFLPDSTFNRKHYGELFKLTDQQLDLFESLRDREGLYVRRDGLTKVVTLNLDKRSYAKFSTKPKDRVRRTKLIEKYGLTEGIERFAQGEAV
- a CDS encoding TrbG/VirB9 family P-type conjugative transfer protein, translating into MKTISILLISSGLAVGSATTSQAATSPTLLPSAPRTVVIHETETPPVIRAGLLQSTLILLPAEEKVATVFGGDTVSWVFDGGHVASRFISIKPKVANTTTDVHIVSDHGNEYTLQLREVSSDGDPHFDSKVFVTPGDQAGKDKLAAMPVFVPAAELDKAKREAQEAEIQAANERKAEAAKAEQYRSQYPGQLHFDYIWDQKKGNELGLQQVWRDDKFTYLRGHFQETPALYELKDGKGSLINFDFDEGLYTIPKSLSDGYLTIGKKRVEFKRTGGN
- a CDS encoding TrbI/VirB10 family protein, translated to MTDPNQIPPTVNDPGPVPAQPEATPAIKKSMPIIIGLAAVILIIGLANVGNLLHHGAKEAPRSALPMRPASPNAQQVTSFEAQQRLLAQRDEADRVRQQQLAAQMAQLQQEQAIPGPESPNTAPMTAAQRQAIYGDSPNAPKYTSNTSQEQAEAKQRQLAREKQHQDALNSDTVAIDFAHGGTAANGTTTLAANTNEPQSASTGENVPLAASGEAGSGSAAPDTNNGGPGALQQRPAGLKNVAAQQSQKKDPMAAYDFDGYQGRLYRVFEGTVFEGVVTNHVDGGLPGPIIVMLTTDYYSHDHQQLLLPQGTRLIGNVQSVGSQQQRKLIVVFNRAICPDGFSLDLNKYIGLDPIGTTGLATNVNNHLLSSFAAAAAIGGMGGLAQIGNNGSVLTADTQIRNGISEQSAMEAEQILNHFLNRLPVITVKEGSRARVYINQDILIPSYAEHRVDSAL